In Denticeps clupeoides chromosome 1, fDenClu1.1, whole genome shotgun sequence, a single window of DNA contains:
- the kiz gene encoding centrosomal protein kizuna isoform X2 has protein sequence MDFCNDAYFEKVGNLQKKIHEREKKRLELERDLFAYCRSDSRVAQLKCAKLRRHLEEACAREQHARARNCELLKNVDSMLSQAERYKADCSTLHQIKMECWNKLNIFRDKKWKEPQRDKGSSLNGPPEHNSSPNFAKGLYQPSVIFAARQTARDLAADPSTSVLSLQLSDLAPNHCLRSSLQSALLKGAKVSKGDAGASLSDDILNSNRFPDDILLSDKHQKGAPGVTSDCGSAARASTPLGSDRLPSPHVTLAGAELLLPSLLSETTIHSLSPYSKNDLRVSSSQLHPREASQLSSPYSTVVEGTFLDEVEAKSPSVPNSSVEVSKEPSASTDMDNSVMDQEPQKTKVREADAKTVSTNSIIIPSAFMTTEEPHNSDGDFSDSVSEESALGRDTMLPLESFFQLLDHIEGRVRAGSGRQPYRVSRVSKKKHRDVMSLCQGKAGLNGVELEACEAVAAEQLQRLSWSTSKGCLLPWELVRGNSASAEPEKIRSCVPHDGVALWDRWLQHVFCLREENVLSTEEIIQVFTSLLVERAASYTEKAEELLNNLLNTLPLASPTEDSEESSSCGLPSLLNDSGEIKPARPISRNSHSAGSQVQSGEEDSADQSPVESIPIRDTKAYHLLKQSATLEGQWRSKSRDEEDDEDDIVEGPDLSGSLNTKNAGKSLHVRGPAVKDFASRRNKTKADALSAVQSKAFWGESDDSSSDIEIALRPQSWNPTSDDDFYD, from the exons ATGGATTTCTGCAACGACGCATACTTTGAGAAAGTTGGgaatttacaaaagaaaatacacGAAAG GGAAAAGAAGAGGCTTGAACTGGAGAGAGATCTTTTCGCTTATTGCAGGTCTGACAGTCGAGT GGCTCAGTTAAAGTGTGCTAAACTACGGCGTCATCTGGAAGAGGCCTGTGCGAGGGagcagcatgccagggcgaggAACTGTGAGCTTCTGAAGAACGTGGATTCGATGCTGTCGCAAGCAGAGCGGTATAAGGCTGACTGCAGCACACTGCATCAAATCAAG ATGGAGTGCTGGAATAAACTCAACATATTCAGGGATAAAAAGTGGAAAGAGCCCCAAAGAGACAAG GGCAGCAGTTTAAATGGACCACCTGAACATAATTCCTCACCGAATTTTGCTAAGGGATTGTACCAGCCCTCCGTTATCTTTGCGGCCCGACAGACCGCCAGAGATTTAGCCGCAGATCCTTCCACGAGTGTACTCTCACTGCAGCTGTCAGACCTGGCGCCTAATCACTGTTTACGTTCTTCGCTTCAGAGTGCCCTTTTGAAGGGCGCCAAAGTTTCAAAAGGCGACGCCGGCGCGTCCTTATCAGATGACATTCTAAACTCAAACCGCTTCCCTGACGACATCCTTTTGAGTGACAAACATCAAAAGGGAGCCCCTGGGGTTACATCTGATTGTGGCTCTGCTGCAAGAGCCTCTACGCCACTCGGGAGCGACAGACTGCCCTCGCCTCACGTGACCTTGGCCGGGGCTGAATTGCTCCTGCCTAGTTTGCTGTCTGAGACCACTATCCATTCCTTGTCACCGTATAGCAAAAATGACCTTAGAGTGTCGTCCTCTCAACTTCACCCAAGAGAAGCCTCTCAGCTCTCTTCGCCTTACAGCACGGTTGTTGAAG GAACTTTTTTGGATGAAGTGGAAGCCAAGAGTCCAAGTGTTCCAAACTCAAGTGTTGAAGTTTCAAAGGAGCCTTCAGCAAGCACCGACATGGATAACTCTGTAATGGACCAAGAGCCTCAGAAGACAAAAGTGAGAGAAGCAGATGCGAAGACTGTGTCAACAAACAGCATCATAATACCCAGTGCCTTCATGACCACCGAAGAACCTCACAACAGTGACGGTGACTTTTCAGACTCTGTGTCGGAGGAATCGGCTTTGGGCAG AGACACCATGCTCCCTTTAGAGAGTTTCTTCCAATTACTGGACCACATAGAAGGACGAGTCCGAGCCGGCAGCGGCAGGCAGCCATATCGTGTCTCAAGGGTCAGCAAGAAAAAGCACAGGGATGTGATGAG CCTTTGTCAGGGGAAGGCTGGCTTGAATGGAGTAGAGCTGGAAGCGTGCGAAGCCGTAGCCGCTGAACAGCTGCAGAGGTTGTCATGGAGCACGTCAAAGGGATGCCTGTTGCCGTGGGAGCTGGTCAGGGGTAACAGTGCTTCCGCCGAGCCCGAGAAAATAAG GTCCTGTGTGCCCCATGACGGGGTTGCTCTCTGGGATCGCTGGCTTCAGCATGTCTTCTGCCTGAGGGAGGAGAATGTGCTCTCCACTGAAGAGATCATACAGGTCTTCACGTCCCTCCTGGTGGAGCGAGCCGCCTCTTACACTGAAAAG GCAGAAGAGCTCCTGAACAATCTTCTGAACACGCTGCCCCTGGCCAGTCCAACAGAGGACAGTGAAGAGTCCTCGTCCTGCGGCCTGCCGTCACTGCTCAATGACAGCGGCGAGATCAAACCAGCACGGCCGATTAGTCGGAACAGTCATTCTGCTGGTTCACAAG TACAAAGTGGTGAAGAGGACAGTGCCGACCAAAGCCCAGTGGAAAGTATTCCTATTAGAG ataCAAAGGCATATCATTTGCTTAAACAATCCGCTACACTGGAGGGACAGTGGAGATCCAAAAGTAGggatgaggaggatgacgaGGACGACATCGTGGAAGGTCCTGATCTATCAG gTTCtttgaacacaaaaaatgctGGAAAGTCTTTGCACGTAAGAGGTCCTGCTGTTAAGGATTTTGCTTCTCG cagaaacaaaaccaaagcaGATGCACTTTCTGCAGTGCAGTCTAAAG CTTTTTGGGGTGAATCAGATGACAGCAGCTCAGACATTGAAATCGCCCTGCGGCCACAGTCTTGGAATCCTACCAGTGATGATGATTTCTACGActga
- the kiz gene encoding centrosomal protein kizuna isoform X4: MDFCNDAYFEKVGNLQKKIHEREKKRLELERDLFAYCRSDSRVAQLKCAKLRRHLEEACAREQHARARNCELLKNVDSMLSQAERYKADCSTLHQIKMECWNKLNIFRDKKWKEPQRDKGSSLNGPPEHNSSPNFAKGLYQPSVIFAARQTARDLAADPSTSVLSLQLSDLAPNHCLRSSLQSALLKGAKVSKGDAGASLSDDILNSNRFPDDILLSDKHQKGAPGVTSDCGSAARASTPLGSDRLPSPHVTLAGAELLLPSLLSETTIHSLSPYSKNDLRVSSSQLHPREASQLSSPYSTVVEGTFLDEVEAKSPSVPNSSVEVSKEPSASTDMDNSVMDQEPQKTKVREADAKTVSTNSIIIPSAFMTTEEPHNSDGDFSDSVSEESALGRDTMLPLESFFQLLDHIEGRVRAGSGRQPYRVSRVSKKKHRDVMSLCQGKAGLNGVELEACEAVAAEQLQRLSWSTSKGCLLPWELVRGNSASAEPEKIRSCVPHDGVALWDRWLQHVFCLREENVLSTEEIIQVFTSLLVERAASYTEKAEELLNNLLNTLPLASPTEDSEESSSCGLPSLLNDSGEIKPARPISRNSHSAGSQDTKAYHLLKQSATLEGQWRSKSRDEEDDEDDIVEGPDLSGSLNTKNAGKSLHVRGPAVKDFASRRNKTKADALSAVQSKAFWGESDDSSSDIEIALRPQSWNPTSDDDFYD; this comes from the exons ATGGATTTCTGCAACGACGCATACTTTGAGAAAGTTGGgaatttacaaaagaaaatacacGAAAG GGAAAAGAAGAGGCTTGAACTGGAGAGAGATCTTTTCGCTTATTGCAGGTCTGACAGTCGAGT GGCTCAGTTAAAGTGTGCTAAACTACGGCGTCATCTGGAAGAGGCCTGTGCGAGGGagcagcatgccagggcgaggAACTGTGAGCTTCTGAAGAACGTGGATTCGATGCTGTCGCAAGCAGAGCGGTATAAGGCTGACTGCAGCACACTGCATCAAATCAAG ATGGAGTGCTGGAATAAACTCAACATATTCAGGGATAAAAAGTGGAAAGAGCCCCAAAGAGACAAG GGCAGCAGTTTAAATGGACCACCTGAACATAATTCCTCACCGAATTTTGCTAAGGGATTGTACCAGCCCTCCGTTATCTTTGCGGCCCGACAGACCGCCAGAGATTTAGCCGCAGATCCTTCCACGAGTGTACTCTCACTGCAGCTGTCAGACCTGGCGCCTAATCACTGTTTACGTTCTTCGCTTCAGAGTGCCCTTTTGAAGGGCGCCAAAGTTTCAAAAGGCGACGCCGGCGCGTCCTTATCAGATGACATTCTAAACTCAAACCGCTTCCCTGACGACATCCTTTTGAGTGACAAACATCAAAAGGGAGCCCCTGGGGTTACATCTGATTGTGGCTCTGCTGCAAGAGCCTCTACGCCACTCGGGAGCGACAGACTGCCCTCGCCTCACGTGACCTTGGCCGGGGCTGAATTGCTCCTGCCTAGTTTGCTGTCTGAGACCACTATCCATTCCTTGTCACCGTATAGCAAAAATGACCTTAGAGTGTCGTCCTCTCAACTTCACCCAAGAGAAGCCTCTCAGCTCTCTTCGCCTTACAGCACGGTTGTTGAAG GAACTTTTTTGGATGAAGTGGAAGCCAAGAGTCCAAGTGTTCCAAACTCAAGTGTTGAAGTTTCAAAGGAGCCTTCAGCAAGCACCGACATGGATAACTCTGTAATGGACCAAGAGCCTCAGAAGACAAAAGTGAGAGAAGCAGATGCGAAGACTGTGTCAACAAACAGCATCATAATACCCAGTGCCTTCATGACCACCGAAGAACCTCACAACAGTGACGGTGACTTTTCAGACTCTGTGTCGGAGGAATCGGCTTTGGGCAG AGACACCATGCTCCCTTTAGAGAGTTTCTTCCAATTACTGGACCACATAGAAGGACGAGTCCGAGCCGGCAGCGGCAGGCAGCCATATCGTGTCTCAAGGGTCAGCAAGAAAAAGCACAGGGATGTGATGAG CCTTTGTCAGGGGAAGGCTGGCTTGAATGGAGTAGAGCTGGAAGCGTGCGAAGCCGTAGCCGCTGAACAGCTGCAGAGGTTGTCATGGAGCACGTCAAAGGGATGCCTGTTGCCGTGGGAGCTGGTCAGGGGTAACAGTGCTTCCGCCGAGCCCGAGAAAATAAG GTCCTGTGTGCCCCATGACGGGGTTGCTCTCTGGGATCGCTGGCTTCAGCATGTCTTCTGCCTGAGGGAGGAGAATGTGCTCTCCACTGAAGAGATCATACAGGTCTTCACGTCCCTCCTGGTGGAGCGAGCCGCCTCTTACACTGAAAAG GCAGAAGAGCTCCTGAACAATCTTCTGAACACGCTGCCCCTGGCCAGTCCAACAGAGGACAGTGAAGAGTCCTCGTCCTGCGGCCTGCCGTCACTGCTCAATGACAGCGGCGAGATCAAACCAGCACGGCCGATTAGTCGGAACAGTCATTCTGCTGGTTCACAAG ataCAAAGGCATATCATTTGCTTAAACAATCCGCTACACTGGAGGGACAGTGGAGATCCAAAAGTAGggatgaggaggatgacgaGGACGACATCGTGGAAGGTCCTGATCTATCAG gTTCtttgaacacaaaaaatgctGGAAAGTCTTTGCACGTAAGAGGTCCTGCTGTTAAGGATTTTGCTTCTCG cagaaacaaaaccaaagcaGATGCACTTTCTGCAGTGCAGTCTAAAG CTTTTTGGGGTGAATCAGATGACAGCAGCTCAGACATTGAAATCGCCCTGCGGCCACAGTCTTGGAATCCTACCAGTGATGATGATTTCTACGActga